The following are from one region of the Paracoccus sp. S3-43 genome:
- the fdhD gene encoding formate dehydrogenase accessory sulfurtransferase FdhD: MTLPPPFGASDATHHRPGSSVAVTRALPEEVAIAMVYHGSTHAVMMATPADVQDFAAGFSLTEGIVTGLDQIASCEVISHPKGIEAQMWLAEDRGEALAARRRSLAGPVGCGLCGIDSIEAAVRSLPDLSGTGPALTVEDVAAATESLRGWQPLHDRTRAVHAAGFLRPGQGVVLAREDVGRHNALDKLIGAMARQGVDASQGAIVLTSRVSTEMVQKCVMAGCAILIAVSAPTLHALRLAQGAGLTLAAFARGEGFDLFCHPERLRAKVSDVA, from the coding sequence ATGACCTTGCCGCCGCCCTTCGGGGCCTCGGACGCCACCCACCATCGCCCCGGCAGCAGCGTCGCGGTCACTCGCGCGCTGCCCGAGGAGGTGGCGATCGCGATGGTCTATCACGGCTCGACCCATGCGGTGATGATGGCGACGCCCGCCGATGTGCAGGACTTCGCGGCGGGCTTTTCGCTGACCGAGGGCATCGTCACCGGCCTGGACCAGATCGCCAGTTGCGAGGTGATCTCGCATCCCAAGGGGATCGAGGCGCAGATGTGGCTGGCCGAGGACCGCGGCGAGGCACTGGCCGCGCGCCGCCGGTCGCTGGCCGGGCCGGTCGGCTGCGGGCTGTGCGGCATCGACAGCATCGAGGCGGCGGTGCGGTCCCTGCCGGATCTGTCCGGCACCGGGCCTGCCCTGACGGTCGAGGATGTCGCCGCCGCGACCGAATCGCTGCGCGGCTGGCAACCCCTGCACGACCGGACCCGCGCGGTCCATGCGGCGGGGTTCCTGCGGCCCGGCCAGGGCGTGGTGCTGGCGCGAGAGGATGTGGGGCGGCACAACGCGCTCGACAAGCTGATCGGGGCGATGGCCCGGCAGGGGGTGGATGCCAGCCAGGGCGCCATCGTCCTGACCAGCCGCGTCTCTACCGAGATGGTGCAGAAATGCGTCATGGCGGGCTGCGCCATCCTGATCGCCGTGTCCGCGCCCACGCTGCACGCCCTGCGCCTGGCCCAGGGCGCGGGGCTGACCCTGGCCGCCTTCGCGCGCGGCGAGGGCTTCGATCTGTTCTGCCACCCCGAACGCCTGCGGGCAAAGGTCTCCGATGTCGCCTGA
- a CDS encoding formate dehydrogenase subunit delta has product MSPEKMVMMANQIATFFDTQPGSAPDRIADHLKDFWEPRMREQLKSYVATGGAGLRASVEQAARRL; this is encoded by the coding sequence ATGTCGCCTGAAAAGATGGTCATGATGGCCAACCAGATCGCCACCTTCTTCGACACCCAGCCGGGCAGCGCCCCCGACAGGATCGCCGATCACCTGAAGGACTTCTGGGAACCGCGGATGCGCGAGCAGCTGAAATCCTATGTCGCGACGGGGGGCGCGGGGCTGCGCGCCTCGGTCGAACAGGCGGCGCGGCGGCTTTGA
- a CDS encoding diacylglycerol kinase family protein, with amino-acid sequence MRDTAEKVDLSACRLCVIHNRGSGKQDDRAEAIRAALQDKVAEFALRETDRGDRLTGLARQAMDEGFDIVVAAGGDGTQSAVAGALAGTNAMMGVLPGGTFNYFARDLGVGETIEEGLKTLQDARPRPVDVGQIQDLVFLNNVSLGAYPHILKTREGIYKRWGRSRVAAYWSVLVAMRRLRHPMHLVATVDGAERHFTTALVFVARSAYQLEAFGLDGADAIRAGQFAVLIARARRPLPLLRSAFRLALGLSAKDSDFDLILTDTLTIETGKRQQLIAHDGEKTRMTSPFHLTVRHGALTVLVPADGVGKTGDAGA; translated from the coding sequence ATGCGCGATACCGCCGAGAAGGTCGATCTTTCCGCGTGCAGGCTGTGCGTGATCCACAACCGGGGATCGGGCAAGCAGGACGACCGGGCGGAGGCGATCCGCGCGGCCTTGCAGGACAAGGTGGCCGAATTTGCGTTGCGCGAGACGGATCGCGGCGACCGGCTGACCGGCCTTGCCCGGCAGGCGATGGACGAAGGCTTCGACATCGTCGTGGCGGCGGGCGGGGACGGCACGCAATCCGCCGTCGCGGGCGCGCTGGCCGGCACCAATGCGATGATGGGCGTCCTGCCGGGCGGGACGTTCAATTACTTCGCCCGCGACCTGGGCGTGGGCGAGACGATCGAGGAGGGGCTGAAAACGCTCCAGGATGCCCGGCCCCGGCCCGTCGATGTGGGTCAGATTCAGGATCTGGTGTTTCTGAACAATGTCAGCCTGGGCGCCTATCCGCATATCCTGAAGACGCGCGAGGGGATCTATAAGCGGTGGGGGCGGTCGCGGGTCGCGGCCTATTGGTCGGTGCTGGTGGCGATGCGGCGGCTGCGTCATCCGATGCATCTGGTGGCGACCGTCGACGGGGCCGAGCGGCATTTCACCACCGCCCTGGTGTTCGTGGCCCGCAGCGCCTACCAGCTTGAGGCCTTCGGGCTGGACGGCGCCGATGCGATCCGCGCCGGGCAGTTCGCCGTGCTGATCGCCCGCGCGCGTCGGCCGCTGCCGCTGCTGCGGTCGGCATTCCGGCTTGCCCTGGGGCTGAGCGCGAAGGACAGCGATTTCGACCTGATCCTCACCGACACGCTGACCATCGAGACCGGCAAGCGCCAGCAACTGATCGCCCATGACGGCGAAAAGACCCGTATGACCAGCCCCTTCCACCTGACCGTCCGGCATGGCGCGCTGACGGTGCTGGTCCCGGCGGACGGCGTCGGCAAGACAGGGGATGCCGGCGCATGA
- a CDS encoding metallophosphoesterase: MTRIVHLSDLHFGFHRADLVDGLLDRVNRARADLVVVTGDVTHRGRSAQYAQAAAFLSRIAPPVMVVPGNHDVPLYNVAVRFLTPYLGFRRAIGRELAPTRQAGTVRVLGLNSVDPFSVQRGIIRDGEIGRVTAGLDPLAMNIVALHHPLEHLAQVDKELTRRAPQALARLEQAGAQVVLSGHLHVWATGAMLDQTAHPGVLQVQGGTALCARLSDRQNEFAVLQADGALLTIERHIAPMGEPFGPPEYEWFSRESGVWVAHQPAEKPIVPGATETAFSTA, from the coding sequence ATGACGCGCATCGTCCACCTGTCGGATCTGCATTTCGGGTTCCATCGCGCGGATCTGGTCGACGGCCTGCTGGACCGCGTCAACCGCGCCCGCGCGGATCTGGTGGTCGTGACCGGCGATGTGACGCATCGCGGCCGGTCGGCGCAATATGCGCAGGCGGCGGCCTTCCTGTCGCGGATCGCGCCGCCGGTGATGGTCGTTCCGGGCAATCACGATGTGCCGCTGTATAACGTCGCCGTGCGGTTCCTGACGCCCTATCTGGGCTTTCGCCGCGCCATCGGGCGCGAGCTTGCGCCGACGCGGCAGGCCGGGACCGTCCGGGTGCTGGGCCTGAACAGCGTCGATCCCTTCTCGGTGCAGCGCGGCATCATCCGGGACGGAGAGATCGGCCGCGTGACCGCCGGCCTCGACCCGCTGGCGATGAACATCGTGGCGCTGCATCACCCGCTGGAACATCTGGCGCAGGTCGACAAGGAACTGACCCGCCGCGCGCCTCAGGCGCTGGCCCGGCTGGAACAGGCGGGCGCGCAGGTGGTGCTGTCGGGGCACCTGCATGTCTGGGCGACGGGCGCGATGCTGGACCAGACCGCGCATCCGGGCGTCCTGCAGGTGCAGGGGGGCACGGCGCTGTGCGCGCGGCTGTCGGACCGGCAGAACGAATTCGCGGTGTTGCAGGCCGACGGGGCGCTGCTGACCATCGAACGCCACATCGCGCCGATGGGCGAACCGTTCGGCCCGCCGGAATACGAATGGTTTTCGCGCGAAAGCGGCGTCTGGGTGGCGCATCAACCGGCGGAAAAGCCGATCGTTCCGGGCGCCACGGAAACCGCCTTCAGCACCGCGTGA
- the modC gene encoding molybdenum ABC transporter ATP-binding protein: MMLSIALRHTFPGFTLNAAFDAPAGLTALFGRSGSGKTTIVNAVAGLLRPQSGRVAVGDAVLSDSDRGVFLPPHRRGLGYVFQDARLFPHLTVRQNLLYGHWFTARGRAPDLPRVVEMLGIGPLLPRRPAALSGGERQRVAIGRALLSHPRLLLMDEPLAALDQDRKDEILPYLERLRDRAGLPILYVTHSAAEVARLATTIVLVDQGRVTAAGPAAAMLSDPDVAPMLGRAETGAILTARVEGQDADGLTRLATDAGPLFLPRVAAPAGATLRLRIRAQDVMIATVPPQGISALNVIPATVRDLTGTPGGVLVRLDAGGQAILSRITARSARMLNLAPGKPVHAVLKAVSVAPGTIGFSAG; this comes from the coding sequence CTGATGCTGTCGATCGCGCTGCGCCATACGTTCCCCGGCTTCACCCTGAATGCGGCGTTCGACGCCCCCGCCGGGCTGACCGCGCTGTTCGGGCGGTCGGGATCGGGCAAGACCACCATCGTCAATGCCGTCGCGGGGCTGCTGCGCCCGCAATCGGGGCGCGTCGCGGTGGGCGATGCGGTGCTGAGCGACAGCGACCGGGGCGTCTTCCTGCCGCCGCACCGGCGCGGCCTCGGCTATGTCTTTCAGGATGCGCGGCTGTTCCCGCATCTGACCGTGCGGCAGAACCTGCTGTATGGGCATTGGTTCACCGCGCGCGGCCGCGCGCCCGACCTGCCCCGCGTGGTCGAGATGCTGGGCATCGGCCCGCTTCTGCCCCGCCGCCCCGCCGCCTTGTCGGGGGGCGAACGCCAGCGCGTCGCCATCGGCCGGGCGCTGCTGTCCCATCCCCGCCTGCTGCTGATGGACGAGCCGCTGGCCGCGCTTGACCAGGACCGCAAGGACGAGATCCTGCCCTATCTTGAACGGCTGCGCGACCGGGCGGGGCTGCCGATCCTCTATGTCACCCATTCCGCCGCCGAGGTCGCGCGGCTGGCCACCACCATCGTCCTTGTCGATCAGGGCCGCGTGACGGCGGCGGGACCGGCGGCGGCGATGCTGTCGGATCCCGATGTCGCGCCGATGCTGGGCCGGGCCGAGACCGGCGCCATCCTGACCGCGCGGGTCGAGGGGCAGGACGCCGACGGCCTGACCCGGCTTGCGACCGATGCCGGGCCGCTGTTCCTGCCGCGGGTGGCGGCACCCGCGGGCGCCACTCTGCGCCTGCGGATCCGGGCGCAGGACGTGATGATCGCGACCGTCCCGCCGCAGGGGATTTCGGCGCTGAACGTCATTCCGGCGACGGTGCGCGACCTGACCGGCACGCCCGGCGGCGTCCTGGTGCGGCTGGACGCGGGGGGTCAGGCGATCCTGTCGCGGATCACCGCCCGGTCCGCCCGAATGCTGAACCTGGCCCCCGGCAAGCCGGTTCACGCGGTGCTGAAGGCGGTTTCCGTGGCGCCCGGAACGATCGGCTTTTCCGCCGGTTGA
- the modB gene encoding molybdate ABC transporter permease subunit, which produces MTDWLTPEAWQALRLSLRVSLWAVAASLPLGVFVAYALARWRFPGHGLLNGLVHLPLVLPPVVTGYLLLLSFGRRGWVGQWLDQIGIVLAFRWTGAALAAAIMAFPLMVRAIRLAIEAVDPRLEQAAATLGAPRPWVFLTVTLPLILPGILAGAVLAFAKAMGEFGATITFVSNIPGQTQTLPSAIYAFLQVPGGEAAAARLVAIAIAVAMAALFLSEWLSRIIARRIRGA; this is translated from the coding sequence TTGACCGACTGGCTGACCCCCGAGGCGTGGCAGGCCCTTCGCCTGTCGCTGCGGGTATCGCTGTGGGCGGTCGCGGCCAGCCTGCCGCTGGGCGTCTTCGTGGCCTATGCGCTGGCGCGCTGGCGCTTTCCGGGGCATGGGCTGCTGAACGGGCTGGTGCATCTGCCGCTGGTGCTGCCGCCGGTCGTCACCGGCTATCTGCTGCTGCTGAGCTTCGGGCGGCGCGGATGGGTCGGGCAATGGCTGGACCAGATCGGCATCGTCCTGGCCTTCCGCTGGACCGGCGCGGCGCTGGCCGCCGCGATCATGGCATTCCCGCTGATGGTCCGCGCCATCCGCCTGGCCATCGAGGCCGTGGATCCCCGGCTGGAACAGGCCGCCGCGACCCTGGGCGCGCCGCGTCCCTGGGTATTCCTGACCGTGACCCTGCCGCTGATCCTGCCCGGCATCCTGGCGGGCGCGGTGCTGGCCTTCGCCAAGGCGATGGGCGAGTTCGGCGCCACCATCACCTTCGTGTCGAACATCCCCGGCCAGACGCAGACCCTGCCCTCGGCCATCTATGCCTTCCTGCAAGTGCCGGGGGGCGAGGCCGCCGCCGCGCGGCTGGTCGCCATCGCCATCGCCGTCGCCATGGCCGCGTTGTTCCTGTCGGAATGGCTGTCGCGGATCATCGCCCGCCGGATCCGGGGCGCCTGA
- the modA gene encoding molybdate ABC transporter substrate-binding protein: protein MRPALLAAALSLSALPAWAEDVSVFAAASLKNALDEVAGQFIVDTGHTVTISYAGSNALAKQIIEGAPADIFISANVEWVDEVEKADLVTERQDILGNRLVLIGHGDAAPVEISAETDLAALLGGGKLAMALADSVPAGQYGKAALENLGLWDGVQADVAQSDNVRAALALVATGEAPLGIVYATDAAAEDDVTIVGDFPPDSYPAIIYPAALLTGAADDADRAFYDALSGDAADAIFEKHGFSVKD from the coding sequence ATGCGCCCTGCCCTGCTTGCCGCCGCCCTGTCCCTGTCCGCCCTGCCCGCCTGGGCCGAGGATGTCAGCGTCTTCGCCGCCGCCTCGCTGAAAAACGCGCTGGATGAGGTCGCGGGGCAGTTCATCGTCGACACCGGCCACACCGTGACGATCTCCTATGCGGGGTCCAACGCGCTTGCCAAGCAGATCATCGAAGGCGCGCCCGCCGATATCTTCATCTCGGCCAATGTCGAATGGGTGGACGAGGTCGAGAAGGCCGATCTGGTCACCGAGCGCCAGGACATCCTGGGCAACCGGCTGGTGCTGATCGGCCATGGCGACGCCGCGCCGGTCGAGATTTCGGCGGAGACCGATCTGGCCGCGCTGCTGGGTGGCGGCAAGCTGGCGATGGCCCTGGCCGATTCGGTTCCGGCCGGGCAATACGGCAAGGCGGCGCTGGAAAACCTGGGCCTGTGGGACGGCGTGCAGGCCGATGTGGCGCAATCGGACAACGTGCGTGCCGCCCTGGCGCTGGTCGCGACCGGAGAGGCGCCGCTGGGCATCGTCTATGCCACCGACGCGGCGGCCGAGGATGACGTGACCATCGTCGGCGATTTCCCGCCCGACAGCTATCCGGCGATCATCTATCCGGCCGCCCTGCTGACCGGGGCTGCGGACGATGCCGACCGCGCCTTCTACGACGCCTTGTCGGGCGATGCTGCGGATGCAATCTTCGAAAAGCATGGCTTCAGCGTGAAGGACTGA